One Solanum lycopersicum chromosome 4, SLM_r2.1 DNA window includes the following coding sequences:
- the LOC101248096 gene encoding uncharacterized protein At4g08330, chloroplastic, with the protein METSSGYLNYHQNPSFGSSRRDVSYSCGSCGYELNLNSSSRNTASIGSKYGKSIKKGMISFLSIDESRFTQVDEFKCVPFFFSKRSWGLFQRRTKLQCRKCGNDIGIAYDDSASSYPLVADASDTASGSEITTHRKYNIKIRSLQPSSSASGTQERTINWTFQPLWTIKSPVHTLQIVQQDGAQILA; encoded by the exons ATGGAAACATCAAGTGGGTATCTGAATTATCATCAAAATccctcttttggttcttctagAAGAGACGTCTCTTACAG CTGTGGCAGTTGTGGGTATGAGTTAAATCTTAATTCATCAAGTCGCAATACTGCTTCCATTGGGTCCAAGTATGGGAAGTCCATTAAGAAAGGGATGATCTCCTTCTTGTCCATTGATGAGAGCAGATTTACCCAGGTTGATGAATTCAAGTGTGTACCGTTCTTTTTCTCCAAACGTTCTTGGGGCTTGTTCCAGCGGCGAACAAAACTTCAGTGCAGAAAATGTGGTAACGATATTGGAATTGCTTATGATGATAGTGCTTCTTCTTACCCACTTGTAGCCGATGCATCAGATACAGCCTCCGGTAGTGAAATAACCACTCATAGGAAATACAATATCAAAATCCGCTCGTTGCAACCGTCTTCCTCAGCATCGG GTACCCAAGAAAGGACTATTAACTGGACTTTTCAGCCATTATGGACCATTAAAAGCCCAGTCCACACCCTACAGATAGTGCAACAAGATGGTGCACAAATTCTAGCATGA
- the LOC101247814 gene encoding abscisic stress-ripening protein 3-like has protein sequence MAEEKQHHRLFHHKNKEEEGGPVDHEKNVKHHSHLQKIGELGAVAAGAYALHEKHKAKKDPENAHKHKIKQEIAAVAAVGAGGFAFHEHHQKKDAKKEKKAAEKGHHH, from the exons atGGCTGAAGAGAAACAACATCACCGTTTGTTCCACCACAAGAACAAAGAGGAAGAAGGTGGTCCAGTTGatcatgaaaaaaatgtaaagcACCATAGCCATCTCCAGAAAATTGGTGAACTTGGTGCTGTTGCTGCCGGTGCTTATGCCTTG caTGAGAAGCATAAGGCAAAGAAGGATCCAGAGAATGCACACAAACACAAGATAAAACAAGAGATAGCAGCAGTAGCTGCAGTTGGTGCTGGTGGATTTGCATTCCATGAACATCATCAGAAAAAAGATgccaagaaagaaaaaaaggctGCTGAGAAAGGACACCACCACTAA
- the Asr4 gene encoding Abscicic acid stress ripening protein 4, with protein sequence MAEEKKHHFGGLFNHHKNKEEDTPIEKTTYEETTYEDSEKTSTYGDNTYGEKTSYGDDTYGKKTTTYGDDNKYSEKTSYGDDTYDEKTNTYGDENKYGEKTSYSEGDDNKYGEKTSYGGDTYGEKPTSYGGDNTYGEKTSYGGGDENKYGEKTSYGEKASYGGGDDNKYGEKTSYGNEEGGYGGGVGAYSSETTTNYEENDDSGTKTSEDYKEEKKHHKHLEELGGLGAVAAGAFALHEKHKAEKDPEHAHKHKIEEEIAAVAAVGAGGFAFHEHHQKKEAKEEEEEAEGKKKHHFF encoded by the exons ATGGCTGAAGAAAAGAAACATCACTTTGGTGGTCTCTTTAACCACCACAAGAACAAAGAGGAAGACACCCCCATTGAGAAAACTACATATGAAGAAACAACCTATGAAGACAGTGAAAAAACTAGCACTTATGGAGACAACACATATGGTGAAAAAACTAGTTATGGTGATGATACATATGGCAAAAAAACTACCACATATGGAGATGACAACAAATATAGTGAGAAAACTAGTTATGGTGATGATACATATGACGAAAAAACTAACACATATGGAGATGAAAACAAATATGGTGAGAAAACTAGTTACAGTGAGGGAGATGACAACAAATATGGTGAGAAAACTAGTTATGGTGGTGATACATATGGCGAAAAACCTACCTCCTACGGAGGAGATAATACATATGGTGAGAAAACAAGTTATGGTGGGGGAGATGAAAACAAGTATGGTGAGAAAACTAGTTATGGAGAGAAAGCTAGTTATGGTGGAGGAGATGACAACAAATATGGTGAGAAAACAAGTTATGGTAATGAGGAAGGTGGCTATGGTGGAGGAGTTGGTGCCTACTCATCTGAGACTACTACTAATTATGAAGAGAATGATGATAGTGGAACCAAAACTTCTGAGGATTACAAGGAAGAGAAGAAACATCACAAGCATCTTGAAGAACTTGGGGGACTTGGAGCTGTTGCTGCTGGTGCCTTTGCTTTG CATGAGAAGCACAAGGCAGAGAAAGATCCAGAGCATGCACACAAGCACAAGATAGAGGAAGAGATAGCCGCAGTAGCTGCAGTTGGTGCTGGTGGATTTGCATTCCATGAACATCATCAGAAGAAAGAagcaaaagaagaagaggaggaagcTGAGGGAAAGAAGAAGCATCATTTCTTCTAA
- the LOC104647135 gene encoding egg cell-secreted protein 1.2, with the protein MTPLKLSIILLVSWLLTTTTIATNMSKIKPGQGIAARLQLLEGGDGGGASMPVCWNALFELKSCTNEIVLFFFNGESYLGKDCCKAIRTITYNCWPSMLSSVGFTAEEVDVLRGYCGTPSPESAVEITV; encoded by the coding sequence ATGACACCTTTAAAACTTTCAATAATACTACTAGTCTCATGGCTTCTAACAACTACTACTATAGCAACCAACATGTCCAAAATTAAACCAGGACAAGGCATTGCTGCTAGACTTCAATTACTAGAAGGCGGAGATGGAGGAGGAGCTAGCATGCCAGTGTGTTGGAACGCGTTATTTGAGTTGAAATCATGCACGAATGAGATCgtactcttcttcttcaatggtgaATCTTACTTAGGAAAAGATTGTTGCAAAGCGATAAGGACTATTACTTATAATTGTTGGCCGTCTATGCTAAGTTCCGTTGGTTTTACTGCTGAAGAAGTTGATGTTCTTCGTGGTTATTGTGGCACACCTTCTCCTGAATCTGCCGTGGAGATTACCGTCTAA
- the ASR1 gene encoding abscisic stress-ripening protein 1, whose product MEEEKHHHHHLFHHKDKAEEGPVDYEKEIKHHKHLEQIGKLGTVAAGAYALHEKHEAKKDPEHAHKHKIEEEIAAAAAVGAGGFAFHEHHEKKDAKKEEKKAEGGHHHLF is encoded by the exons ATGGAGGAGGAgaaacaccaccaccaccacctgtTCCACCACAAGGACAAGGCGGAGGAGGGCCCCGTCGACTACGAAAAAGAAATCAAACACCATAAACATCTCGAGCAAATCGGTAAACTTGGCACTGTTGCTGCCGGTGCCTACGCCTTG CATGAGAAACATGAGGCAAAGAAAGATCCAGAACATGCACACAAACACAAGATAGAGGAAGAGATAGCAGCAGCTGCTGCAGTTGGGGCAGGTGGATTTGCATTCCATGAGCATCATGAGAAAAAAGATgccaagaaagaagaaaaaaaagctgAGGGGGGACACCACCATCTCttctaa